The Medicago truncatula cultivar Jemalong A17 chromosome 7, MtrunA17r5.0-ANR, whole genome shotgun sequence genome includes the window ACTCAAACCAGAACATATTTGTGCTTCGAGTGTCATCTAGCAGAGGATtcaaaaatgaatcaaaatattgATGACTAGAACTGAACGAGTCCTTAATATGATTCACCTGCGTACAAGAAAAATAGTGTATAAAGTTGTGATTAATGCATACAAATTACAAAcacatatttaaatttactttaaacacggaaagaaagaaaaaaacagaatCATAAAAACACATCAAGAAAATCAAGATTATAGACACTTCaaataaaggaagaaaaaaatagatcaTAGACTAGTAAAGCAAAACTCAAACATTGCTAACTTTGTCCTAAATGCagttaaaaaaaaggtttcttTCAACTCCATTTAAGCTGCTTAGTAGAAGTTCATAATCTTTAAATGAagttaaaaatggaagaaaggTGAAAACTTGGAAAAGGATTTAAGctgatgaaattgaaaatggaagaaagtTGAAAACTTGGAAAAGGACCGAAGTTGATGAAGTTGAGAATGGAAGAATGGAAGTATGAAATTGCAACAGCCATAAAATGCAATACCATCAACATATTGTTGTTTGCCACGCTGTACGTGTAAAAGAAGTGTGTGTAATGTTTGATTTTAACCTAAAATCGAAAATCACTTCTAACCCTAAAATCAAAATCACTTCTACCCTAAAAATTGAACAactgaataaaaatatatggagCGATGATACATGAACAATAGTTTTGAATATTTGATTCGTCATTCTTTCTTTTCGAAATGTTCATAAATCATCGTTACACTATTCGGTCGGTTTGGACAAACCCACTAATTTCTGGTTTGAGTTAGGCAGTGGGTTacctaaattatttttatgtttttttttttcaatattaaatgaataaatgatGAGTCTTAAATATCTTTATAGAACAtattttcactatattttagcataaaaataataataatggtaaatattaaataatgaatttcatcataaaatacttaCAACAAAATATAGTTGCATGACATAAAATTGCAGCTTCCGAATTTGTAACTCtaacatgttttgattttcaatataaagaatatttttttgtcaattttgaaaattatacttGTTTATGACCAAAATCTTTTgtattcttcttcttattcttcttctcaatgaaaataaaaataaaaatgttgtcaTTATTGAGTAAGTGGATTTATTTGGTTTGGGTCTGGTTTTACCTGAAACCCAGTCAAAAAAATGATATTCGGGCTATTTGATCGGATTGCTcccaattcaaattcaacataatttattaaaattattaattcaacataatttattaaaatgacgACATTATTAAAAACTGTTAGTAATCAAGGAATCCCAAGGATAAAGATCATAGTGATCAGCTAGAAAGAGAGCATAGGTGTATTCATGTGGGAGATACCCATAGTGACTCATAGGAGAGTAAACTAGATTTAACAAAAGATAGTGAATGAGTACAATAGTGTTCCTATATATAGAGATTAGTTTGAGTAACTAACTCTAACTAACTTCTAACCAAGCTACTAACTCTAGTTTATCTATCAACTAACTATAGTTGATTATTCATACtctaataaaaacaaacaacataatttATTAATCCAACATAGTTTATTATTTGAACACAAATTCATAATACATtaacatcatcttcatcatttcaTCAGATAAATATGCATACAAACATCGAATAAATCCTATAATATCTTTGCTTTGGAGAACTACTATACAAACTTATTGCACGCCTAAAAAACAAACGAGAATGGGAACAACCTCATGTCCCAACTACTCAAGAATTCTAGAATATAATATGATGGAGTAGACTCCAAGCACCATGATCGCCATATCGCGGGAGAAAGTTTGTTGTCCTTCTCGCGTACCATCTGAAGAAGATGATAACCCAAGGTGACATAGCAAGAGAAGATGGAAACTGTTATGAACAATTTCATATTCAAATTGATATAGAATACAAGATGATATATGACAATCCTCTTTGATCAATCGTACTAACGACAAAACTACTAATACAAAGGTCTTCATTTACCGTCGTATTATCCCAATAAATAGAGCAAAATGGTTTTGTGGATAATATGAATGGTGAACAGTGAAACCATGACATAATAACCGCcctgaaagaaaaataagaatgaaaagGAGATAGTGTgtgttcaaatattttttattgaagaataAATGGCTACTTATAGATAAAAGGCAAACATCGACTATGATTGAAGTGATTAACGTGGAAAAAATGGCCGCGGGGTGGGGTGGGTTGTGCGTGTGTTGAATTGTGTTCCTTTTCAAATTTAGTCTTGCAACTTATGACATTTGTATACTTAAGAAATTCTTGGTAGAATTAATTTATTAAGGACCATATCGTTCTGGATAgtataatgataaatattaggCAACCATATCGTTTTGGATAGCCTAATGATAAATATTAGgcaattaaattaataaggacCAGATCGTTCTCGATAGTATAATGATAAATATTGGACAATTTAACTTAACAAAGACCAAACTGTTTTGGATAgtataatgataaatatttgcCAAATAATTTACCATGGGCCATTGTTTTGGATAGATGTTATGCCATTAGTttaataataaccaaatcatcaTGGATAGTGTAATGAAAATATTACGAACGCGAATGCGTGTGATTTTTGTTTAAGACAGACAACAAAAGATAAGGGTAAAAGAACCACACAAGAGATTATTCTGGTTCATCCAATGTAGGCAAGTACACTCGCCACACTTCGTGTGAAATTTTTCATCATAGTTTTAAGCCACTAGAACGTTTTGAGCAACACTATTCTTCTTGATCACACTAAAACAAATTTCTTACACTCTGTGTTATCAACTTCAACAGGCTTTACAATTCTATTACTTTCGCACTGGAAAGGCTGATACAATGTTTCTCAAACAGTCAAACTACTATTACAAATATACTTGAGAAAGCGATACAATGATTAATTTATAATTGTGTGGGATCGATACAAACATACTCGAaatatgtgataaaaaaatatgttctcATAAATTCACTGGAAATAAATGAATATGTGATACAATGATACGATATAAACATACTCGAAATATGTGATCCAAAAATATGTTCTCATAAACTCATaggaaataaatgaataaaaaatattagttattaaAGTAGAAAACATTATAAACtagtaaaaaataatgggaACATATTCATTACCAAGTATCTAAACTTTTATTGCAGGAGCTTATCCTTCAAGATATAATCATACAAGCTAGGCTGggcctttttcttcttctaaaaaaTCTAGCGGCAAAACACAGCCGCACACTAAATTGCATATCAACCCAAAATTccattatattatatatctttACGGTCTTTTActatatgaattttatttttttggagtttGATATTGTGTATCAAAGGAAAATTATTCGCAAGAGCATTCCAGCATAAAACATAACTTtgcttcttttcttttaatttgttgttgataGAATTACAACTTttgctttttcattttatttgctAGCTAAATTGAATATACTACATTAGTAAAAGTAATAAACAGAACATTATGGATCTGACTGCTAATTGCAAGTCTTCAAATTTATcttattaatatcattcaaaaaaactaaaataataacaataataaattagtaaaacaagtcaaaaagaataattaaatacaaaagctatatatataataatatagtcTATGGTTTTAGTTTTAATGTTTCAATATTAGCTAGCTCATCTGACTAGAATATAGTGCTGAATATGTTACGtaactatataatataatatgatatatggTATGAGATTTTCAATGGTATTTGTTACACTCCTTAGCAGGTCTGATTTTCTGGTAACCTGCTTTGGAAGGACATGTCATCTGAACAGGAGGAACCATGCAATTATACTGCAAACAAAGAGAACTACTCAACGGAATCTCTGCCGTTGGATTAATCACGATTCCGGTGAGATAATTATGCtgcaaatataatatttgaatatgCGCCGCTAATAACCGTTCCACAAAGCTACCGGGAACTTCACCGGTGAAAGCGTTGTTGTTTAGATATAAATTTTGCACCGTTGCTAATAAAGGTGATATTCCACCTGAGAATTTGTTGAAGCTTAGATCAACGGTTTGGATTGTAACTTCGTTGAACGGTTCAACCGGACCGCATAATTGGTTTCTTTCTAATTGTAGGTTTGTTAAAGGGAATGAGAAGAGTTGAGCCGGGATTGAACCGGTGAACCGGTTTAAACTTAGATCGAGATAGTTTAACCGGTTTAAACGGTATAAAACCCGATCCACTGGTCCGGTGAGTTGGTTCCATGAGAGAGTGAGGTATTGTAGTGAAGATGGGAGAGAATCAGGAGCAAGCGAACCGGTGAGTGTGTTATGCTTTAGATCGAGCCGGTTTAGGTTTCGAGCCGATGCGAATGATGGAACTGAACCAGCGAGACGGTTATGACGGAGAATAAGGTTCTTTAACTCCGGCAATTTTCCGATTGACGGAGGAATAGTTCCGGCGAGCTGATTGTAACTTAGATCAATAGTTCGGACATTACGAAGTTGACCAAGCCCTGCCGGAATCTCACCGGAGATGAAATTCCGACTAATACCGAGAAACCTGAGATTCTTCAACTGTGAAATGGACTGAGGGAGATGACCGTAAATTCTCCCCGGAGAAACGGTTAAATCTACGAGAGACGAGAGTTTTCCGATGGCGGTGTCGATTTTTCCTGTGAGGCCAGGTGAACCGGCTCTAGATTCTCCTAGACTGAGTGCAATGACTTTATCGGTGGCGCAGTAAACGCCGGCGAAGTTGCAGGGATCATCGGTGAAGTCCCATGATGAGAAGAATTTGGAACCAGGAACATCGTGAAGCGATCTTCGAATAGATTGAAGTGCTAAGAAATCAATAGGATCTAAGATGGCTCGTGTAGATTGAAAGAAACAGAGAAGAATGATAGAAAATGTGGAAATCTTCATTGGGAAATGGAGAAGAATGGAAGAAGAACGTTTTGATGAGTTTTATAGTAACGGAAAGTTTGTTTCTCGTGAGTAACGGTGTGAGGTTTTAATGGTGGAAGTGGAAAATTATGAGTGGTAGTGTAAAATCAACTAACTGTATAGCTGGCTTGGAAGAGAAGCAATTCTTTTTGTGATGAATCAATGTTGTTATTTGCTTTTCTGTGAATAACTTTGCTTTTTCATGATTTTGCCTTCTCTCACAAGGCGTAGCAGACTAATCCACCGTCACAATTAACTTTGCTAATGCtatattgttaattttataGGTTCGGAATCAAACGGTTGTCCGAACCAAAAACCTTAGCTCCATAGCACTAGGATTGTGTAATGTaaaatgttgttgttattaaaaaaacaaaaaacgcaGGTTCCAAGCCCAAGTGCACGTTTTATCTTATGCGACAAATTAGACAAAAGGGATTTTTGATATTGATACTGTTATTATGAGGACGAAgttattagttttttctttgtaaatgtGTGAGTATATGTGCATGTGGAacgttattttttatatcattttatttcttgGTTAACATTAGTGGTTGTTGGTTTGTTCTATCAAAAAACAAAGTCGTTGTTTTactaaaatatatgaattttaacaaagagTCGTTGTTTtgctatgtatttttttaattattttttagtaaatatgtaattaaattaattaatttaatgaaggtgttttaagagagaaaataagttgGGTCACGTTCTGAGAGTGACAGCTAAACACTTTGAGTGGACTGGGATGTGTCCTTCAGTttcataattcaacaacttcCCGTTCAGTTCGAAGGTTGGTCAAGCTTATGCTCACATGCTTCTTATGTTTTGCGATCGATGTTTGCGGTTCTTTTTCACTGTATATGACAAAAATCTCATCAAGATAATAAATGtggataatttaaaaaaaatgattgattatatttgaagtTATATTTCGTAGTTTTTAACTTAAACGATCATTGTAATTTTAACCCAGTTGATAAGGATGAgctggagttcgaaccctgcaccccacttctccacgtTAAAATATGTGAGCTCTCGTCACCAAgctatttaaaaaaaagcttAGACATTGATTACCTTAAAtttatagttattttttttttttttttttttaggaaaagaaGTTCCAATTAGTAACTAAGTAATCTCTTAGCACCGTATCATtcgattagttttttttttttttttgaaaaaaaaaggttaaattagTTATTACGTTATCTTTTGGcatcatgttatttttttttttttggtaacgtagtctagtggctagaattctcCCTTTTTAAGGagaataagtgaggtgtccggagttcgaaccttgacccctgcatataacaatgcatgtccttaccaactgagctatgctcacggagACTTTTGACATCATGTTCTAATTCAAACTTTAACTATACATCTatgtacattttttaattttaactttttactgttgttttattttactttatcatAGTttatttcaatgatttttttttggtagatagacaaaataacaaaaccattataaactcacacacacaagtggaggtatcagggttcgaaccccagtcatgacatccggcctaacaatttcggcattttgccagttgagctaagaCTTCTAGatactttattattttaatgatttttttttttcaaatttttagtatactttatttattattttttatgtaacatAAATGTCTCACCAAACTACAtatattatatctttttctttctattaaagctttttgttatattttctcttgaaaacctaattttttaaattggttaaaatatttgttatttctttatcttttagcatcatgcaaattcaaattttaactaCTCGCATATTATTAGAACTACTCCCTctgtctcaaattgtatgtcgctttagggaaaaaaatggtctcaaattgtatgtcgctttacaataccaatgcaactttaatgttacttttcctattataaccttaactatttattactctcttttttcaattcattcatttatctttcccatattatttattaaggacaattttgtaaaacaactcataatatctcgtctccacacaatattaattgcatttcttaatatgtgtgaaatgcccaaaacgtcatacaatttaggacagagggagtataaatTAAGGGATTTTTGCTAAACAACTACCCACCTAAATTTAGCACAAGTAGAATTACATCTTTGAAATCAACCTTTCTCATTCTTCAGGTTTGACAAATATCACTTCTATAAGTTTTTTTCATACACTTTTTtatatactattatttttttttagaaactttattaacattattcacactttaaatattttttttagaaactttattaacattattcatactttaaatataaaatatcgAGACTCAAGATTAAGATCATTAGAATATGGATAATGCCGAATTTAAAAAAGATCACATATGTTTAACGGATGTGATTTTTATGGATGACAGagcatgaataaaaaaaaattcttgttaaatgtggagaagtggggtgtccggagttcaaactccgacccctgcataaattatgcaatgtccctaccaattgagctaaactcacaTGGACCCTTAATTATTTTCCTAtgctaatatttatttaattttgttgttgtgatatTCTAGAGGATCAAAATTCAATGCACTCTATGAAGGGACAATGTTACAAAATATCAATCAatgttattataaaaaataccaaTCTACATTGATTGATGTAatattgttgtgaatttgatgagaaaactcacaccaataacaaacttgatgtgtggaacaaggaataatcaagcaaccaaaacaaagtgtatggaacaattataatcACAAGCCAAAACtagaaaacaacgagagaaaagaagagaagggagaacacaaaagaatttattgatccagttcggtccaaattgacccagtctaggggagagagcagccatccgttccactataatgatgagtaaccttacaaaaagagatatcaatgagttacaagaataagtctcccgcctaattctacccaaagtcccagtcTCTTCctgtaaccaagagactcaatcctaatagtgtttcccaaggtgaatcaaccctcaaaccctagtgtttgttgctaaagagacaaactctatacaaaccctagttttgttgttgccattctaaacccttgtttcagccccctatATCTCCAGGTTTACTCTGAttcaaggtctatatttatagtaaaaatataactcataaatttggaacgaATAACACACTgaagatacgtttttttttctccttcagtggaagaatatttgcatcaaaaatataatattccctttcaaaatatatttgcatcaaatcatTCTTCATACGGtacacaaatatatttattgtccataaatatattttcagcacaaaatatatttgaaacaaatcttttatatttttagcaacaatattctccatccatcaaattttgagtcatactacaacaaGTATGTTATGAgataaaaaatatctttattCGTTATACTTTTTTTGGGTAACCACGATATAGGCACACAAATTACAACACCATTAGTGATGACTAATCTCCGTCAGAAATTGATGAGGTAGAAAAGGTGGGTTCTTTcctttcaatcaattttttctcATACGCATGAGCACGAAACAAACCAATAACCACATGTTTAAAAGGTACAAAAACTCTTACCATAAACGAGAGAAatatattacataaaaaaatgatgagAATAAACATTAATAGACGTCATTTCTAACAAGATTGTCACACATTTTGTTTtatcaaatattcaaaattcataatatcacttaaacttgaaaaaaaagcataatacaacaacaatgactcttcattatttttttgaaagaacaacaAGGACTCTTAAAACATACAAACTCTcacacatacatttttttttttatcaaataataaaaatacataacataataaaacaacaatGACCCTTAAAACACATAAACTCTCACATATACTTACATAAAAcaccaatattaattatttcttacTAAAATCTCTATTTTTGACGTGCTCATCTCTAGCAGCTTTTTCCACGTAAATACTTTTGCATTTCTTACATTCATACTTCCCTGGATGAGTTTTCATATGATCTTGAAATTGTTTCTTACTCCCAAATGTACTGGTACATACATGATAatcataattataataatttcttAAATAATCACGACTTCCCGAAgccatacaaaaaaaatattacccaTATTTCAAGTGGAAATGAGAATGAGAAGAAGTTATGAAATTGTATAATGTTGAAGGTATAATTAGAACCGGAGAGACAGGGAAACAATTTGACTTTGAAAGAGAGTGACAAAGTTGAAGCTGAAGGAGGAGTTTACTGATAATGAACAGCATCTAATAACACATGGAGTTTTTGAGAGAGAcaaaaaaactagttacaaTAAAGTACAACAAGattaactaaataaaaataagggttaatagtgcttttggcccctgtaatatagtgcacttttagttttagtccctgtaattttatttttttagattccatccttgaaaaatgaagattcttcaggattgACCCCTCACCCCAATGTGTCAGCAGAATCTCCTACGTGGCAGtgacgtgtcaatttttttttccatgtcACGCGTGTAAATGAACGccacgtggcatttgtgattttttttaaataaaaataaaaaaaatttaaaaattaataaaaatactgaaattttttaaaaaaagatggaaaaattaataatgattaaaaaaatctggtaaaataaaaaataatgtaaaaaatctggaaaaattataaatatatttttaaaaaacatgacgtcatttataattttaaaaaaacgagaaatttaaaaacgaaaaaaaataaaacaaaacctggaaatttaatgaaaaaattttaaaaattaataaaaataaaaaatgattaaaaaaatatggtaaaaagaaaaataatgaaaaaataaaaaaaaagattaatatatatcaaaattttctaaaaattaatatatttagaaaaaaaaaattaaatttcaagaTTTCTTTCAATTCcggtaaaattataaaaatctgaaaaaaattcatatttttattttcaaaagtaagaagttttatttaaatcttttccataattttttttcgaaaatgtagtttttttaaacatgattaatctttttttggaaattttgtttttttaaatatgatattatggaaaaaaaattcgaaaatttaattatatattaatcttttccacaattttttttaaatatttccagatttttttttattttaccagatttttttaatcatcatTAACCCCTGTTGATCCAGACTTCGAGAAAATATCAACACTCCTCACTTTGCAATTTTCTTCTACCACAACCTTGTGACACTCAGTCTCCATCTGAACCAACTTCCTCTGAGACTCATGTGCTTTCTCAACAAGATTACTACACtgaacatcaaacttctcaaataaaacttgatttgacaccaagaaatcatctaaaatattttgaagttgagtattgtaatcgatgttgatcacctctttcttctcttcacaatTACTACCTGGTTGATCCCCCTCGTAACGACCACATCTCTCATTTAATCTTGAGATTTTATTGTCCAAATATCCTATCTTCAAAgatagcatatatttttcatacttcAACATACCAATCTCTTTTGTGTCATGGAGGTATAACCTGTCTATCATAGCTGCAACACTTGAAGAAACATTTTAGTAGCACAGtacaatgagaagaaaaagaagagcataaatcatatattttttttatataaacaaaaatataaatgacagaaatcctaaataaaaacaaaattaccaaattgaaatgactcaacagtccccggcagcggcgccaaaaacttgatagatattctagcaagtgtactaaatactatcgaaagcaagtgtactaaatactatcgaagtagtaaaaatatcgttcccacgaggactgtgttaatctcaatttagcaataaggtaaatatttaggatgtataaatttcttttagttGCCCTGAGCAGtagttttggtttgcataaaattaaataaacagaatGTAAAGATAGAGTtggaaagaataagagagagatgagatcaggtctttcgaatcatctatgttcccctaattggtatactgcacctattcttatgaatgattctcTAGTTCCatgatagttaacaaaatagtcctaatcaatctcTTGAGTTagaaccctcttctcaaactacagcccctaattccccttaggtggtctaataatctttgaaggtttaagaacgttaacctagtatcactaataaaggattatccattcctagactaaccatgtttattagaacaattcaattaggtatAAGTCGAAAgttagggttagtagtcattcgttctcactaaatcatgtttatatttgatcaggatataaaaaacattaaaaacaattgaattgaataaaaactaaattgtcattcacaataaata containing:
- the LOC25499049 gene encoding receptor-like protein 31, which encodes MKISTFSIILLCFFQSTRAILDPIDFLALQSIRRSLHDVPGSKFFSSWDFTDDPCNFAGVYCATDKVIALSLGESRAGSPGLTGKIDTAIGKLSSLVDLTVSPGRIYGHLPQSISQLKNLRFLGISRNFISGEIPAGLGQLRNVRTIDLSYNQLAGTIPPSIGKLPELKNLILRHNRLAGSVPSFASARNLNRLDLKHNTLTGSLAPDSLPSSLQYLTLSWNQLTGPVDRVLYRLNRLNYLDLSLNRFTGSIPAQLFSFPLTNLQLERNQLCGPVEPFNEVTIQTVDLSFNKFSGGISPLLATVQNLYLNNNAFTGEVPGSFVERLLAAHIQILYLQHNYLTGIVINPTAEIPLSSSLCLQYNCMVPPVQMTCPSKAGYQKIRPAKECNKYH